A window of Desulfuromonas sp. genomic DNA:
CGGCCTTGGTTGTATCGATTGAAACCGGCACATCGGCCAGCCTTACGGCGGCCTCTACCGCCGGTACAACCCGGGCCAGTTCTTCATCAATACTGACCGGCAAGGCTCCCGGTCGACTGCTTTCACCACCGATATCGATAAGATCGACACCTTCGTCAACCATCGATTCAATCCGCTCGCGGATTGAATCAGCATCGAGGTATCGTCCACCGTCGGAAAACGAATCGGGTGTGACATTGAGAACGCCCATGATCCGCGGTCGCGTCAGGTCGAGTCGGCAGTTTCGACCAAGCAGAAAAGCAGGCAACCCGGGGCTGTCGTCGGTTCGATCAGCCCGTTCAGTCATCCGTTTCCGGATGACCCTCGTTCAGACAAGGGCCATCTGCCGGAGCGACGGTCTCGCCTTCTTCACCGACATTTTCCTTGAGCTCCTCGGGTACGTCGTCGCCAAAAACAATTTTCTTCAATTCTTCGGCGTCCAGAGTTTCACGCTCGAGCAAGGCTTCGGAAATAGAGACCAAAGACTCCCGGTTCTCACTGAGAATCTTGGTGGTCCGGTCGTAACATTCCTGAACAATGCCGCGGATCTCCTTGTCGATTTCGATCGCCGTTGCTTCACTGTAATTCTTGGTATGACCGATATCACGCCCGAGGAAAACTTCACCTTCTTTTTCACCGAAGGTCAACGGGCCGATCTTGTCGCTCATGCCCCACTCGCAGACCATCTTGCGGGCCAATGCCGTCGATCGCTCAAGGTCATTCGAAGCACCGGTGGTCACCGAATCGAAGCTGATTTCTTCGGCGATACGGCCGCCGAGCAATGTACAGATCTTGGTATAGAGCCCTTCCTTGGTCTCGTTGTATTTTTCCTCTTCCGGCAGATACATGGTCACCCCCATGGCCCGACCACGCGGAATAATTGAAACCTTGTGCACCGGATCGGCCCCGGGCGTAACCAGAGCGACCAGCGCATGCCCCGCTTCATGATAGGCGGTCACTTTCTTCTCTTCTTCGGTAATCACCATCGAGCGCCGTTCGGCCCCCATCATCACCTTGTCCTTGGCCGATTCGACATCTTCCATTTCGACCTGCTTCTTGTCGGCCCGGGCCGCCAGCAGAGCGGCTTCGTTGATCAGATTTTCGAGATCGGCACCGGAGAACCCGGGGGTCCCCTTGGCGACAACCTCAAGGTCTACGTCCTCGGAAAGCGGCGTCTTGCGGGCATGGACCTGAAGAATCCGGGTTCTGCCCCTTACATCGGGACGCGGCACCGTAACCTGGCGGTCGAAGCGGCCCGGACGGAGCAGGGCCGGATCGAGAACATCCGGACGGTTGGTCGCGGCGATCAGGATGACCCCTTCATTCGACTCGAAACCATCCATCTCGACCAGCAGCTGGTTGAGGGTTTGTTCCCGTTCGTCGTGCCCGCCGCCGAGACCGGCACCACGATGGCGACCGACCGCATCGATTTCGTCGATAAAGATGATACAGGGCGCATTCTTCTTGCCCTGGACGAAAAGATCGCGAACCCGACTGGCGCCGACACCGACAAACATCTCGACAAAATCGGAACCGGAGATCGAGAAGAACGGGACACCGGCTTCGCCGGCGATTGCGCGGCCGAGCAGGGTTTTACCGGTTCCGGGAGGCCCGACCAGGAGCACGCCCTTCGGAATCCGGCCGCCGAGGCGGGAGAATTTCTTCGGATCCTTGAGAAAGGAAACAATCTCCTCGAGCTCATCCTTCGCTTCGTCAATCCCGGCGACATCGCTGAAGGTGACCCGCGCCATGGTATCGGAGAGCAGCTTGGCCCGGCTCTTGCCGAAGCTCATCGCCTTGCCGCCGCCCGACTGCATCTGCCGCATGAAGAAGATCCAGACGGCTATCAGCAGGAGAATCGGCCCCCAGGAGACGAGGAGCGTAAACCAGAAGCTGCGATCCTCGTCCGGCTTCGCCTCGATGACGACCCCCTTATCCCGGAGCTCGGAGATCATGTTCGGATCGTTCGGCGAATAGGTCGTAAACTTGCCTTCGTCGACATAGGATCCGGTGATATCCGACCCCTGCACCGTAATCTTCTCGACCCGGCCCTCTTCGACCGCGGTCAGAAAAGCGGTATAACTGATCGGTTTCTCATCCTGATTTTTTTGCCCCATCATGTTGAACAACATGATCATGACCAGACAGATCACGAGCCAGAGTGCGAGATTTTTATAGAACTGGTTCACCGTACCCCCTAAGAGTGTGTGAGAGTGGAAGTTTCGTTTGTAATCATGCGTAAATATTAGGCTTATGTAACACGGAAATTTAACACAAAAAATGACGCCTCACAAGCTATTCAACAGCTTGTTTTGGCGTAAGAAGTGTGATTTTTAAAAGTTTTTCATTGCCAACGGGGAAATATCGGCCGCACCGCCTCTTTCCGGCCAGCCAGATGATCTCTTCTCCGGTGCAAACAACCGGAGTTTTCAGCCGTTCTTCCCGTTCGACCTTGGCGTCAATAAAGTAATCCTTGACCAGCCGGGTCCCCTCCATGCCCGAGGGCTGAAAACGGTCACCGGGACGTGGTGAGCGGACGACCAGCGGAAAACGGAGCGCCGATGCGGGGAAGAGAACGGTTCGGTGGTCCTCCTCACCCTGGCCATTAATGCTGACCCGCAGGAGGTCACCGGATGGCAGCGCATAATCGCCCGGACCGGGAACAGACAGCTCAAAAGCTTCAACCTCGGGTCGCGATTGGCTGCACAGCAAACGGCCGTAACGACGTCCGACCCAGAGGCCCGGCAAATCAAGATCCGCCTGCGGACGACTGCCGGAGATCAGCGCTTCAATCTGGTCGATATGTCCGGCCTCGAGACCGGACAGATCATTGTGAACCTGCCGCAGGAAAGCACGGAGCAAGCGCCGCCGCTCAGCCCGGCTGATCGATTCGAGAACCGCGATCGGGAAGATGCAGCCATCATCGGCCGATTCACCATGCTCGTCGAGCAGCGTCCGGGACAGCCGAGCCCAGTAATCCTCCTCATCGGCCGCCTGGCCGGCCAGTCGATTCAGCGCATCGACCAGGTTCGGATTATACTCCGCAAGTTGCGGCATCAACTGATGCCGGATCCGGTTCCGCGTGAAGGCGATGTCGTCATTACTCGAATCGTCGCGCCAGGAAAGGTTTCGCTGCTGCAGGTACTCGCGCAATTCGTCCGCCCGGAAACCGAGGAGTGGCCGGAGGTACCGGTCCGCCTTCAACCGCATGGCGGCAAGGCCGCTCAGGCCGCTCCCGCGCAGCAGCCTGAACAGTATGGTCTCGGCCTGATCATCGCCATGGTGCGCAAGGACGATCTTTGCACATTTCTGCTGCCGGGCCAGCCGCTCGAAAAAACTCCGCCGGGCCTGACGCCCGGCCACCTCAATCCCGGTTTTCCGGGTCGTCGCCAGCTGCCTGACATCAACAGATTCCTGGAACAGTTCGAGTTGAAGCTGGTGACAAACATTGGCAACAAAACCGGCATCGGCAGCGCTTTCCGGCCGCAGTTGATGGTCAAGATGAGCGACGGCAAGTGAAAAAGGATAAGCCGGCGCCAATTCGGCAAGCAGATGAAGAAGGGCCATGGAATCAGCCCCGCCGCTGACCGCAACAAGCAATTTTTCATCGTCGGCAACGAGATCATCTGTGCGGAGAACCTGTTCGAGTCGCTTCAACATGTCAGTCATCTGGTCTCAAATAAAAAGCCCTCTCCGCGGAAACCGGAAAGGGCTTTTTGAAATGGTGGCGGTGCAGAGATTCGAACTCCGGACACTGCGGATATGAGCCGCATGCTCTAACCAACTGAGCTACACCGCCTTAAAATTTCAACCGCGCCTCCCGTGGAAGCAACCGGTATTAATCACTCAAGCTCATGACGGCCTGCTGACAGGTAGTCGCTTTACCCTTTAAATTCAAGGGTTTGCCAAATCAATCGTGGCGGCGGCCGACAGGGAGAAATTTATATAACAAGCCTCGGCTGATGTCAAGCAGAAAGGGTGGGAAAAACCATCACTCTGCATAGCCGGAGCGATACTTCCGGGCTTCGACTCCGGCCTGGGCAATCTGTGAAGGGTTAAGCAAGCCCTTCACCCGCGGCAGGGCACTCGCCGCATCGGCGTTCCCCTGTTCGGCGGCCAGCGAAAGCCAGGCGTAACTCTTCACCAGATCAGCCAGCACCCCCTTGCAGGTCAGGTAGTAATCAGCCAGATTAAACTGGGAAATCGGCTCGCCCTTGCGGGCTGCTTTTTCGAACCAGCCGATAGCCTTTCGGTCACTCTGCTCGACGCCGCGCCCCTGACGATACATCAGTCCCATGCTCGCTTCGGCTTCCAGGTGCCCCTGATTCGCGGCTTTCCGGTACCAGTCGGCCGCCTGGCGATCGCTCCTGAGCACGCCCTGCCCTTCGGCATACATCAGGGCAAGCATGTACTGGGCATCGGCGTCGCCGGTCCTGGCAACTTTTTCATACCATTTGGCCGCGGCGCGATAATCCTGCGGAACCCCCTTGCCCTCGTAATAGAGATCGGCCAGCTGTTGCTGCGAGCGGAGGTCACCATTCTCGGCCGGCTTCTGGTAAAATTCAGCGGCCCTGGCAAAATCCTGGCCGATCCCTGCGCCGAAGAAATACATATCAGCAGCAGCGAGACTTGATTTGACGTGGCCCTGCTCGATCGCCATGCCGAAATACTTGATTGCCTCGGCCGGATTTTTTTCACCGGCTATGCCATCGCGATAAATAACCCCGAGATTATACTGAGCTTCCTCGTCGCCAAATTCAGCCGCCTGTTTGAACCACTTGGCAGCTTCCGCCATATCCTTTTCAACACCTTCTCCGGTTGCGTATAGCATCGCCAGATTACTGATCGCCTCGGGCTGCTGCTGCTGCGCCGCCAGCCGGTACAGTTCGGCCGCCTTTTCCATATTCTGCTCAACAGACCGCCCTTCGGCATACATCCGCCCGAGATTCAGCTGCGCCTCGCGCAACCCCTGGGCGGCCGCCATTTCATACCATTTTACCGACTCGTACTCATCGACATAACCCCCTTCACCGGTTTCGTACATGCGGCCGAGCGTAAACTGGGCATTAACATCGCCGGCTTCGGCCTTGTCGAGAAGTTCATAAATATCGACTGCCGCAAACAGGGGTGAAACAAGCAGTCCGAGTATCAGCGTGATCAGGATTGTATTTCGCAACATGGTTGTCCTCATTTTTTGTGCAAACAAGTTCAAGCAGGCATCGACAACACAAAAGACTCGCGTTGCCGCCGTTCCGGAATCATCGCAAGCATCGCCTCGGCTTTTTTGCGGACATTATCCGGAACAACTATGTAATAGAGAACCTGGTTCTCTGATGCATAAACAGCAAACGTTTTCAGTTCGGCCCGGGCCGACGGAGCATCGAGACTGCCCTCTGTTTCCACCTCGAACAGGACCTTGCGGCCGTCTTTTTCCGCCATAACATCGGGGACAAAATGATGATCGTGCTCCGTTGAATATATCGGCTCCGGCCGCAGGCTGGCAAATCCTTCAAGGTGCCCAGCCCGGATCGATTCATAACCCCGCTGCTGGAGGTTAACGACCAGGGCATCGATCAAATCCAGATGCTGCCGTTCTTCAGTCGCTGAGCGAATTGTCATTTTGACATACCCTTCACTCCCCTCACTGAACGAATAAAACGGGATCACTTCCTCAGGCTATTCCATAGCTTTATACAGTAAAAGCCTGGACGATACAACAGAAAACAACCCTAACTACCTGAAATCATGAATAAAAAACAAACTAATTAACAGCAACAACCATCCCTTCGCGCGGCGTGAAACCCTGCCCGTTTGCTCCGGAAAACTGAAACGGCAGGGAAACCAGTTTCATCCCGGCATTCTTCTGGATAACAAAGTGCAGATGCGGCCCGGTCGAATAACCGGTATTACCGGAAAGGGCGACCATCTGCCCGCGGATGACCCGGGTGCCGATCGGGAATTGCAAGGTTTCCAGCTTCAGATGGGCATAGACCGCCATGGTCCCGTCATCATGCAAAATCCTCACATAATTGGCCTGCTGGGCAAACGCCTCGTCATCAACGCCGCCACTGAAGAAATCGTTGGCAACATCCATAATGACCCCGCTCCGGGCGGCATGAACCGGGGTTCCTTCCTCCATCGGAATATCGACGGCATACAGGTTCTGTTCATCATTATGAGTCGAGTCGCCGTGAAACGCCTGGGAAATCCGGAAAAACTTGCCCACCGGAACCGGGATACGGTAAGGCAGGGATGGTGTATGCGTGGCCGCCGGATCGCCAAAGACAACCGAGTACGAGTACCGATAGGAGAAGCTCCGGAACTTCCGCTGCTGCCTGACCTGCAGGGCCGGAACCTCATCACGCGGCGGCACCACGAACCGCATCGGCAGCTCCTTATCGACGGTTACATTCTCCCGCGATGCCATCGTCAACTCAACTTCGACCGGGCCGTAGTACTGGTTGATTGCCTGCAATGTCCCGTAGGATCGGGTTCCGCGCAGGTTCATAAAAAAGCGCTGATCGGGCTCTTTTTTCTCGACCTGATCAACCCGGACCGTTTTGCTGCCGCTCAGTTGGCGGTCGGTGAAGGTCACATTGCCGCTGTCATCAACATACTTGAACAGCTTTTCAGCCAGGCCGGCATTCGGCCAGCCACAAAAAGCGACAAAAAGAAGAGAAAAGATTATTGGCAAGCGACACGTCATGATGACTCCGAAGCGGTAGTCATTTATTGTAAAAGATTTATCGCTAAAAAGGGAAGCGTCTTATCGTCCTGCAGTCCCTCTTACCCCCGCTCGCGGACTACCGATTCCAGCCACTGATCGAGATCGGCAAAGCGGACCGGCTTGGCAAAAACCTTGCAGCCGAGTTCAATCGCCTGGGCCCGCAGCTCGTTCGGCAGGTTGGCTGACATCAAGGCCTTGTGTTGGGCCATGGCCCGGCACCCCCAGTCATGGCGGCCGGAAAGGTACTGAAGGCCGGTCATCTCCGGCATCCACTGATCAATGATCAGCACATCGGCGCACTCATCGTAACCATGACACAGCCGATTCCGGTTGCCATCGCAACGTGCCGGGTGATCCGCGCTGACAACATCGTAACCCTTCTCACGAAAATAAAGGGCCAGAGAATCACGGATGCTCTCTTCATCATCAATCACAAGAATGCGCAAGCTCATATTAAGTCCCGGATACAAAAAAGGTCTTTTCTCCGATAAAAGAAAAGACCTTAACGCCGGCTCTATCGCCAGCTGACTCTTCGGTAGCCCGGCTGTCCTTAACAGGACCCGTGGCTTTGCGTCCCGCGGTTACCCGCGGTTTGCCATTATCGGAGTTACTTATTTTCTATACACTTAGCCAGTTAGAGCTTCCGATGTCAACATAAGTTTTTCTTATTAAACACCTTCAAGACAGAATATTTCGCCGCTCACCGCCTGGCTGGCGAGCTGCTTTTTCTTCCGGCCACCTACTCAAGAGCATAGCCGGCCTTTTTCCAGCCATCGACGCCATCGAGCAAGGCGGCAACATTCTTGAAACCCTGGTTCTGGTATTCGGCTGCCCGACCGGCAGCGCTGTCCTCCTCCGGTTAGGCGCAGTAGAAGATCAACCCTTGCTCGATCCGAAGATCGGGCAAACGAGCCTGGAAATCACCGTATGAAATCGCCCCGGAAAGATGCATCTTGTCGAACTTTTCATCTGAATCGTAGGCACAGACCAGCAGCGCTTCACCCGAGTTGACCCTTTTATACGCATCTTGCGGTGTCACTCTTTTAATATTGACCTGACTCATGGTACCTCCCGTAAAATTCCGCTTGTTCTGTTTATAGAAGCATAGCATCAGACCGATCAAATTAAAGGGGACCGGCACCTTTTCTGCGCAGTCCCCTGCAAACAAAAAGGGACCTGCTTAAAAAGCAGATCCCTTTAACTTTCTGGTTGCGGGGGGAGGATTTGAATTCCCCCACAGTCATTTATCTTACATGTCGATATTACAAAAACCTCTAAATATCAGCAAGTTAAAAAAAAGGGCCCTCCGGAATTATACGCCAAAACCCATACAACCCCACCTATCCCCACAGATCCCAGGAAAGTTTGAGGAAAGTTTCCTATTTAAAAGACAGCACCTATCCATCCACTCACCAAGTTCACTATAGTGAATTTTTTTCTTGCAGACACACGCATTTTGGCTCACTATAGTGAATAAAAAGAGAAAAAGAGCAACTAAAAGACCCGCAGAAGTTCACTTAAGTGAACTAAAAAGACAAAAAAAGACAATTTCAAATCACTATAGTGAACCAAATGAACTGTCATATCGAAATATATCTAAACCACAATTGGCATACAGCAGCAATATTTGAACCCGACCTCCAAACTCTAGAAAAAGGTGTAATGGGTGGCTGCCGACTTAATTATGACATAGATTTTGCTGTTGAAAATCTTGGGAACAAAAATGCCGAACTTATTCCGGGATTAACCGTTGGGTTCGAATTATATCGCTTCAAAGAATGGCCCGCTTTTTTGGTTGATCTCTTACCAGCAGGAGCTGGTAGACGAGCCTGGCTAAAACGAATGCAAATCAAAACTGACGGACCACATGTTGAGTGGCATCTACTTTATAAAGGCGCAGGAAATCCGCCGGGGAATTTGCGGATAGCGGAAGCTGTCCCAGAACCGCCACCTGATCAATTTATAATCGGGTTCCCGAGACAAGACATCATTGACCAGCAAGAGGACTTTCTTGAATACGCAGAAGAGCGCGGTGCATATGTAGCTGGCGCCTCCAGCGTTCAAGGCGAAGCGCCAAAATACATGTTGGTTGAAGACATCAAAGGGATGTTTCATGCTGATGGTGCAATACCAGATGACAAAATAAAAAAATACTGGCTTGTAAAATACCCTAGAGGGAAACGTACCGATGACCGCAACCAATTGGTGTTAAAAAATGAAGCCCACTACCTGGAGGTAGCCAGAACATTTGGAATCAATGTCGGAGAAAAATTGACATATGAAAATGGGGCGTTATTTGTGCCCCGTTTTGACAGGAGAATTATTAACGGGAAAATAGACAGGCCTGGAATGCACAGCCTGTATGCCGTGGCTGAGATACCCGGGTATGGTGCAGCCGTTAATCACGACATTTTCTGCGAAAAATTAGCCCGGGTTGTTACAAACCCGGGAAACGAAATCCGGGAATACATATTGAGGGACATACTAAATCTAGCCCTTCGCAATACCGACAACCACGGTCGCAACACTGCAATAATGAGAGCGGGTGACCAAATCAAGTTGACGCCACTTTTTGATTTCGCACCAATGTTCCTTGATCCAGAGGGAATTGGCAGGGTAACGCGATGGGAAGATGAACGCCCAGGAGAGCAGCCAGACTGGAACACTATATGCGACAAACTTCATTATGCCCTAGACCCTGAACAAACCAAGAGATGGCTTCAGGGATACGCCAAAGACGTTGAACGACTTCCCGTGACCATGAAGGAATGCAATGTTGATGACGAAGTTACTGAAAAATTAACAAAACGCATAGAGGCCGTTGCGAATAGTTTAAATGAAATTCGCCCATAAAATGACACTGCCTCTTTGGGAGCAACTATGAAACGACCAAGTGCTCAAGAAATGACATTAATGAAAGAAGATCTTTACCTGGGGCTTGCAAAAGGAGAACTGAGCATAAGAGAAGCGACTCTTAAAATGCGAAAAATTCTGGGTATGACTCAAAAAGAGTATGCAAAAAAAATTGCCGGCGTATCACCTCGCATCCTAAGCGCTTTTGAAACTGGCACCGGAAACCCGACCCTGGCAACACTCGAAAAAATTGCAGCGCCATTCGGCCTTGAAGTGACATTCCTCCCTCCGGAGTCATGGCGGATTCATCCCCCGAACACAAAGTAAAAGGGGACAGGCACCTTTCCGGAGCCAGTCCCCTAAAAAAAAGGACCTGCTTTTCCAGCAGATCCCTTTATTATTTTGGTTGCGGGGGGAGGATTTGAACCTCCGACCTCCGGGTTATGAGCCCGACGAGCTACCAGACTGCTCCACCCCGCGACAACGGAGTGGGAATATAGCCTTTTGCCGTGGCGATGTCAACCCCTCATCCCTTATTTTTTCCAAGTATTTTAGCGCTTTCTTACGATCGGCTTAACCTTGAACTCTTTTTCGATTTTTGCCTTCAGATAGGAAACCTTGCTCTCGCCGGTGACCGGACCGACAAAGACCCGATACCAGACCCCCTTGCTGCCGAGATCAGCCTGCTGAACGTAGACGTCATAGCCGCCCTGGGTCAATTTACCGAGAAGCTTGCCGGCCTCATCCGGCTGCGGAAAGGAGGCGACCTGAAGGATGTATGCAACCGTCTCCGGGTCGGCCTTCGGCCGGCTGGCCGTTTGAACCGGCGCTGCCTTCGTTTCGACGCTTTCGGTTTTCGTCGGTTGAAACACCTTTTCCGGAATCGGCTTTTTGACTTCCTCATTCGTGGCGGTGGCAGCCTTTGCCGTTGGCTTTTCAACCGGCAGGTTGATACCGCTGCCGAGCGGCGGCTGCTCCCCCTTGGGCAATGATTCATAGAAGGTCAGTTCATCGGCCTTCTTTTCCGGTGCCTCTTTTTCGATTTTCTTTTTCGCCGGAACCTTCTTCGCCTCGGAAGCGGTCAAATCGACCGTCTCCTCCTGGGCGCTGTTGCGTCCGACCATGTAGCCGGAGGCGAAAAAGACGATGGCGATTGTCAGGATAAAGGCGATAAAGACAAAAGACTGCTTCTTCTCTGATCGCCGGTCACTGCGGGTGCGAACTTCTACCATGACTGAAACCTTTCACATTACATTGATGTCGGGGCTGAGACCCCGAGCATCTGCAGAGC
This region includes:
- a CDS encoding ArsR family transcriptional regulator, which gives rise to MSQVNIKRVTPQDAYKRVNSGEALLVCAYDSDEKFDKMHLSGAISYGDFQARLPDLRIEQGLIFYCA
- the tilS gene encoding tRNA lysidine(34) synthetase TilS, producing the protein MTDMLKRLEQVLRTDDLVADDEKLLVAVSGGADSMALLHLLAELAPAYPFSLAVAHLDHQLRPESAADAGFVANVCHQLQLELFQESVDVRQLATTRKTGIEVAGRQARRSFFERLARQQKCAKIVLAHHGDDQAETILFRLLRGSGLSGLAAMRLKADRYLRPLLGFRADELREYLQQRNLSWRDDSSNDDIAFTRNRIRHQLMPQLAEYNPNLVDALNRLAGQAADEEDYWARLSRTLLDEHGESADDGCIFPIAVLESISRAERRRLLRAFLRQVHNDLSGLEAGHIDQIEALISGSRPQADLDLPGLWVGRRYGRLLCSQSRPEVEAFELSVPGPGDYALPSGDLLRVSINGQGEEDHRTVLFPASALRFPLVVRSPRPGDRFQPSGMEGTRLVKDYFIDAKVEREERLKTPVVCTGEEIIWLAGKRRCGRYFPVGNEKLLKITLLTPKQAVE
- a CDS encoding XRE family transcriptional regulator, giving the protein MKRPSAQEMTLMKEDLYLGLAKGELSIREATLKMRKILGMTQKEYAKKIAGVSPRILSAFETGTGNPTLATLEKIAAPFGLEVTFLPPESWRIHPPNTK
- a CDS encoding cell division protein FtsH; its protein translation is MNQFYKNLALWLVICLVMIMLFNMMGQKNQDEKPISYTAFLTAVEEGRVEKITVQGSDITGSYVDEGKFTTYSPNDPNMISELRDKGVVIEAKPDEDRSFWFTLLVSWGPILLLIAVWIFFMRQMQSGGGKAMSFGKSRAKLLSDTMARVTFSDVAGIDEAKDELEEIVSFLKDPKKFSRLGGRIPKGVLLVGPPGTGKTLLGRAIAGEAGVPFFSISGSDFVEMFVGVGASRVRDLFVQGKKNAPCIIFIDEIDAVGRHRGAGLGGGHDEREQTLNQLLVEMDGFESNEGVILIAATNRPDVLDPALLRPGRFDRQVTVPRPDVRGRTRILQVHARKTPLSEDVDLEVVAKGTPGFSGADLENLINEAALLAARADKKQVEMEDVESAKDKVMMGAERRSMVITEEEKKVTAYHEAGHALVALVTPGADPVHKVSIIPRGRAMGVTMYLPEEEKYNETKEGLYTKICTLLGGRIAEEISFDSVTTGASNDLERSTALARKMVCEWGMSDKIGPLTFGEKEGEVFLGRDIGHTKNYSEATAIEIDKEIRGIVQECYDRTTKILSENRESLVSISEALLERETLDAEELKKIVFGDDVPEELKENVGEEGETVAPADGPCLNEGHPETDD
- a CDS encoding peptidase M23: MTCRLPIIFSLLFVAFCGWPNAGLAEKLFKYVDDSGNVTFTDRQLSGSKTVRVDQVEKKEPDQRFFMNLRGTRSYGTLQAINQYYGPVEVELTMASRENVTVDKELPMRFVVPPRDEVPALQVRQQRKFRSFSYRYSYSVVFGDPAATHTPSLPYRIPVPVGKFFRISQAFHGDSTHNDEQNLYAVDIPMEEGTPVHAARSGVIMDVANDFFSGGVDDEAFAQQANYVRILHDDGTMAVYAHLKLETLQFPIGTRVIRGQMVALSGNTGYSTGPHLHFVIQKNAGMKLVSLPFQFSGANGQGFTPREGMVVAVN